One window of the Populus nigra chromosome 4, ddPopNigr1.1, whole genome shotgun sequence genome contains the following:
- the LOC133692348 gene encoding large ribosomal subunit protein cL38 produces MSVSSIFGSPFLLAPKPSTTPSFKPVNGEFKTVPIGTGFGHGGMSIECSSRPQKKATAHHRKTRPRKSQPWDIKRKPTVYAPLPPLPPDWTLVSSSGDGDGDGADLPSTTALEAPVTSG; encoded by the coding sequence atgtcagTCTCTTCCATATTTGGCTCTCCATTTCTGTTGGCACCCAAACCCTCGACTACACCGTCTTTCAAGCCTGTCAATGGCGAGTTCAAAACGGTCCCAATAGGCACTGGTTTTGGTCATGGTGGGATGTCGATAGAGTGTTCTTCAAGGCCACAGAAGAAGGCAACTGCACATCACAGGAAAACAAGGCCAAGAAAGAGTCAACCATGGGACATAAAGCGCAAGCCCACTGTTTATGCTCCTTTACCTCCCCTACCTCCTGATTGGActcttgtttcttcttctgGCGATGGTGATGGCGATGGAGCTGATTTGCCTTCTACTACTGCATTAGAGGCACCGGTTACAAGTGGGTAG
- the LOC133692459 gene encoding KH domain-containing protein HEN4-like, with product MSTALTPSKRLHDSKSTETNGKGKRQNTAGTNSPNQPLKSSPAAVVFRILCHAPKIGTVTGEGGAVISQILQETGAKVIVEENIPGCDEQIIVITGSDEKTEVSIEQSKKDGDEEANVAEESDNKNDGNEKEEEKEGVPVEDSGTVKETSSMQKALLLVSEKMFEADPVTDGGDEENNKPSTFILRLLVLSSQVGCLLGKGGSVIKQMSAESGAQIRISPRDRLPICSSVSDELVEITGEVDAVRKALQSVSKQLLENPPRDHDSFPANPSGTSSHSSGHSHPRPEAYLQRHSFSGRGKPYAVRPRDRHESVIQDQMKPVPDVLTFRLLCHNERVGGVIGKGGTIIKILKQETGCDIKVMEGVSDSEDRVIVISGLAHPDDRISAPQDAVIRVQTRIAMAISNKEKAIIARLLVSSNQIGCLLGKGGAIMSEMRKSSGAYIRILGKDQIPNCASESEGVVQINGEFEVVKEALLQITTRLRHHFFQNLFPSMDHLSNPAFLDQVPPFPPYMGRKELSPPFHSFPNFDGMVGAPPHVSFPPHDDHPPFMHNIHRPGMPPHIAERKPWGPQGLVEGGGPMGLPDFAGPPHRRISGFGGVSHPAIITSTTIEVIVPRTIVPVIYGEDGACLKQIRQISDAKITINEPKPGASETVIIISGTPEQTHAAQSLIQAFVMSERESS from the exons ATGTCTACTGCATTGACGCCTTCAAAGAGACTGCATGATAGTAAGTCCACGGAGACCAATGGGAAAGGAAAGCGGCAAAACACAGCTGGCACCAATTCCCCCAATCAACCCTTGAAATCCTCTCCGGCTGCTGTAGTTTTCCGTATATTATGTCATGCTCCAAAAATTGGCACTGTCACTGGGGAAGGTGGTGCTGTTATTTCACAAATTCTTCAAGAAACTGGTGCAAAGGTTATCGTGGAGGAAAATATACCTGGGTGTGATGAGCAGATAATTGTTATCACTGGTTCTGATGAAAAGACTGAAGTCAGTATTGAACAGAGCAAAAAGGATGGTGATGAAGAGGCTAATGTGGCTGAAGAGAGTGATAATAAAAATGACGGCAatgagaaggaagaagagaaggaaggtGTTCCTGTAGAAGACTCAGGGACTGTAAAAGAAACTTCATCAATGCAGAAAGCGTTGTTGCTTGTTTCGGAAAAAATGTTTGAAGCAGATCCGGTGACAGATGGAGGGGATGAGGAAAATAACAAGCCTTCTACTTTTATTTTGAGGTTACTTGTCCTTTCCAGTCAAGTTGGCTGCCTTTTGGGAAAGGGTGGCAGTGTAATCAAACAAATGTCAGCTGAAAGTGGGGCACAGATTAGGATCTCTCCTAGGGATAGACTTCCCATATGTTCCTCAGTTTCTGATGAGCTAGTTGAG ATAACAGGAGAGGTTGATGCAGTTAGGAAAGCTCTCCAATCAGTTTCTAAACAGCTTTTGGAGAATCCACCAAGGGATCATGACTCTTTCCCTGCCAATCCTTCTGGGACTTCATCACATTCATCCGGCCATTCTCATCCCAGGCCAGAAGCTTACCTGCAACGCCATTCTTTTTCTGGTCGTGGAAAACCTTATGCTGTTAGACCCCGGGATCGTCATGAAAGTGTTATCCAGGATCAAATGAAACCTGTGCCTGACGTACTAACCTTCCGCTTATTGTGTCACAATGAGAGAGTAGGAGGTGTCATTGGAAAGGGAGGTACAATAATAAAGATTCTTAAGCAAGAAACTGGCTGTGATATTAAAGTTATGGAAGGAGTTTCTGATTCGGAGGACCGAGTAATTGTCATCTCTGGTCTGGCG CACCCAGATGATAGGATATCAGCTCCTCAAGATGCAGTTATTCGTGTGCAGACCAGGATAGCTATGGCTATATCCAACAAAGAGAAGGCTATAATAGCAAGGCTTCTTGTTTCCTCTAATCAAATTGGTTGTCTCCTTGGCAAGGGTGGCGCCATCATGTCTGAAATGAGGAAGTCATCTGGCGCCTATATTCGTATACTAGGGAAGGACCAGATTCCAAATTGTGCTTCAGAAAGTGAAGGAGTGGTTCag ATAAACGGAGAGTTTGAGGTAGTTAAAGAGGCTCTTTTGCAGATAACCACTAGGTTAAGGCATCATTTCTTCCAAAATCTATTTCCTTCCATGGACCATCTTTCAAATCCTGCATTTTTGGATCAAGTACCTCCATTTCCTCCATATATGGGAAGGAAGGAACTCTCTCCTCCATTCCATTCATTTCCCAATTTTGATGGAATGGTTGGTGCACCTCCACATGTCAGTTTCCCTCCCCATGATGATCATCCTCCTTTCATGCACAATATTCATAGACCAGGGATGCCCCCACATATAGCTGAAAGAAAACCATGGGGTCCTCAG GGACTTGTTGAAGGTGGTGGCCCAATGGGCTTGCCAGACTTTGCAGGACCTCCACATAGAAGAATTTCAGGTTTTGGAGG GGTGAGCCATCCAGCTATAATTACAAGTACTACTATAGAAGTTATTGTTCCTCGTACCATTGTTCCTGTAATTTATGGAGAAGATGGCGCATGTTTGAAACAAATTCGTCAG ATCTCTGATGCAAAAATTACCATTAACGAGCCAAAGCCAGGAGCTTCCGAAACTGTGATTATAATATCTGGGACACCTGAACAGACCCATGCAGCACAGAGTCTTATTCAAGCATTTGTTATGAGTGAAAGGGAGTCTTCCTGA
- the LOC133692347 gene encoding probable inactive poly [ADP-ribose] polymerase SRO3: MAESIRVRVPPQLPSPNPKICCNRATNCCSAPLILANLANFTKSAAPARFIYFNHDGLWIDFENEVLESLKPAFLDGKAVIEMSFRESRYLFDFTRMLQIDFDSGIQRSIAWIDVNGKCFFPKMFVREDSGDNLEEERLSNRKIEIEVNIDGNSIKRKREEFRDKEEPEVTSSKKEEDGLKRQRLGMRDVGNCRWLNTRVFKEEEKSYSPVKNYFLSGMKKIDPDVVITAIHQCTRKGLSGEARQEVFLKQIEITKAARGVSNTVYAWYGAPAKEVESILAHGFGGPRKVSAGETYGVGVYLSPFGLPHMSAKFAEADDNGEKHIILCRVILGNVETVVAGSQQYYPSSIDFDTGTDDPKNPKWYVVWSSVMNRHIIPECVVSFKSSINVPGQVRGSTHTKYSLEKLFSKLRSWLPPEKIQEVAKLYDVYRAGKLTKNIFIRHLRGVAGDYVLLSAIREIRSSE; the protein is encoded by the exons ATGGCAGAATCCATTAGGGTCAGGGTTCCACCACAATTACCATCACCTAACCCTAAAATCTGCTGCAATCGCGCAACAAATTGTTGCTCGGCGCCATTAATTCTCGCAAATCTTGCCAATTTCACCAAGAGTGCAGCGCCGGCTAGGTTCATATACTTCAATCACGATGGATTGTGGATTGATTTTGAAAACGAGGTTTTGGAGTCTCTCAAGCCTGCTTTCTTGGACGGCAAGGCGGTGATTGAAATGTCGTTTCGTGAGTCAAGGTATCTGTTTGATTTTACGCGTATGTTGcaaattgattttgattcagGGATTCAAAGATCAATTGCGTGGATTGATGTGAACGGGAAATGCTTTTTTCCTAAAATGTTTGTGCGTGAAGATTCTGGGGATAATCTAGAGGAGGAGAGATTGAGTAATCGTAAAATTGAAATCGAAGTCAATATTGATGGAAATTCAATTAAGCGAAAAAGAGAGGAATTTCGTGACAAAGAAGAGCCCGAGGTTACTTCGTCGAAGAAAGAAGAGGATGGATTGAAACGGCAGCGTTTGGGGATGCGTGATGTGGGAAATTGTAGGTGGTTGAATACGAGGGTatttaaagaagaagagaagagttATTCACCTgtgaagaattattttttgtccGGTATGAAGAAAATTGATCCTGATGTTGTGATCACGGCAATCCATCAATGCACGCGTAAGGGTCTTTCGGGGGAGGCTCGTCAAGAGGTCTTTTTAAAGCAGATTGAGATTACAAAGGCAGCCAGGGGTGTTTCGAATACAGTGTATGCTTGGTATGGCGCGCCTGCGAAGGAAGTCGAAAGTATCCTGGCTCATGGTTTCGGTGGACCTCGTAAGGTTTCTGCTGGTGAAACTTATGGTGTTGGTGTATATTTGTCTCCTTTTGGATTGCCTCATATGAG TGCCAAGTTTGCAGAGGCAGATGATAACGGCGAAAAACACATTATACTTTGTAGAGTTATATTAGGTAATGTTGAGACAGTAGTGGCAGGGTCTCAACAGTATTATCCTTCTAGTATTGATTTTGATACTGGCACTGATGATCCCAAGAATCCCAAGTGGTATGTTGTTTGGTCGAGTGTTATGAACAGACATATTATCCCTGAGTGTGTTGTGAGCTTCAAATCTTCTATTAACGTGCCAG GTCAAGTGAGAGGATCGACTCATACAAAGTATTCCCTTGAgaaattgttttcaaaattaaGGAGTTGGCTTCCTCCTGAAAAAATTCAGGAAGTGGCCAAACTATATGATGTGTATAGG GCTGGCAAGTtgaccaaaaatattttcatacgGCATTTGCGAGGTGTGGCAGGGGATTATGTTCTGTTATCTGCTATTCGGGAGATTCGTAGTTCAGAATAA
- the LOC133692305 gene encoding uncharacterized protein LOC133692305 — protein sequence MDPCPFVRITVGNLALKIPVASKPARSVVHPSSSPCFCKIKLKNFPLQTAVIPYIPPDNTQFPEGQHQTLAATFHLCKSDLDRLVTKSIFTNKLHVKISIYTGRRGNTCGVNSGRLLGKVSVPLDLAGTESRGVVFHNGWISVGKECVKGSSAQFHLNVKAEPDPRFVFQFDGEPECSPQVFQIQGNIRQPVFTCKFSLRTTTGDRNQRSRSLQGEPNSSRSWLTFGSERERPLKERKGWSITIHDLSGSPVAAASMVTPFVPSPGSDRVSRSNPGSWLILRPGDGTWKPWGRLEAWRERGSSDGLGYRFELIPDTKGSMSAASIVLAESTLSSHKGGKFEIDLGAGSNGRATSPVGSPRGSGDYGHGLWPYCMYRGFVMSASVDGEGKCSKPGVEVSVQHVNCTEDAAAFVALAAAVDLSMDACQLFSQRLRKELCQDQDLLG from the exons ATGGATCCCTGCCCTTTCGTGCGCATAACTGTAGGAAATCTCGCTCTAAAAATCCCCGTCGCTTCGAAACCTGCACGCTCTGTCGTTCACCCTTCATCCTCGCCCTGCTTTTGCAAAATCAAACTCAAGAACTTCCCTCTTCAAACGGCCGTCATTCCCTACATTCCACCAGACAACACCCAATTTCCTGAAGGCCAGCACCAAACTCTAGCTGCCACTTTCCACCTATGCAAGTCCGATCTCGACCGGCTCGTTACCAAATCTATTTTCACTAACAAGCTCCACGTCAAAATCTCTATCTACACTGGCCGCCGCGGCAACACTTGTGGAGTGAACTCAGGGAGGTTGTTAGGGAAAGTTTCAGTACCTCTGGATCTTGCGGGAACGGAATCTAGAGGGGTTGTGTTTCATAATGGATGGATTTCTGTTGGAAAAGAGTGTGTTAAAGGTTCCTCCGCTCAATTTCATTTGAATGTCAAAGCTGAGCCTGATCCAAGGTTCGTGTTTCAATTTGATGGAGAACCTGAGTGCAGCCCCCAAGTGTTTCAGATCCAAGGCAATATTAGGCAGCCAGTTTTTACTTGTAAATTCAGCCTTAGAACCACCACCGGTGACCGCAATCAGAGATCCAG ATCATTGCAAGGGGAGCCCAACAGCTCAAGGAGCTGGCTAACTTTTGGGAGCGAAAGAGAGAGACCTCTAAAAGAACGAAAAGGCTGGTCAATAACAATCCACGACTTATCTGGCTCACCAGTAGCCGCCGCTTCAATGGTAACTCCATTTGTCCCCTCACCCGGTTCGGACAGGGTAAGCCGCTCTAACCCTGGCTCGTGGCTCATCCTCCGCCCCGGAGACGGTACCTGGAAACCCTGGGGTCGGCTCGAGGCTTGGCGCGAGCGAGGGTCATCTGATGGGCTTGGCTACCGTTTTGAACTAATCCCTGATACAAAGGGTAGTATGAGCGCAGCCAGTATTGTATTAGCAGAGAGCACACTAAGTTCGCACAAAGGAGGCaagtttgaaattgatttaGGAGCTGGCTCAAACGGACGAGCCACGTCCCCCGTGGGCAGCCCAAGGGGCAGTGGCGATTACGGTCATGGATTGTGGCCTTATTGCATGTACAGAGGGTTTGTTATGTCAGCTAGCGTGGACGGAGAAGGAAAGTGCAGCAAACCTGGCGTGGAAGTGAGTGTGCAGCACGTGAATTGTACTGAAGATGCAGCTGCTTTCGTGGCATTAGCAGCAGCCGTTGATCTGAGTATGGATGCTTGTCAGCTTTTCTCACAACGGCTAAGAAAGGAGCTCTGTCAAGATCAGGATTTGCTTGGCTGA